CGAGTCGCCTGTTGATTGCGATGTGGTGATCGCTGTGCCTGACTCTGGTGTTGTCGCTGCTCTGGGGTACGCTGCTAAGTCCGGGGTAGCGTTTCAGCAAGGGTTGATTAGGTCTCATTACGTTGGGAGGACGTTCATCGAACCCTCTCAGAAGATCAGAGACTTTGGAGTGAAGCTGAAGCTGTCTCCCGTCCGTGGAGTTTTAGAAGGGAAGAGAGTCGTTGTTGTTGACGACTCCATCGTTAGAGGAACTACCTCGTCAAAGATTGTTCGTCTCTTGAGAGAAGCTGGTGCCAAAGAGGTTCACATGAGGATCGCGAGTCCTCCTATCGTTGCTTCTTGTTACTACGGTGTGGACACGCCCAGCTCGGAGGAGTTGATTTCGAATAGGATGAGTGTTGATGAAGTTAGGGACTACATCGGAAGCGACTCTCTTGCCTTCCTGTCGTTTGAGACGTTGAAGAAACACTTGGGAGAAGATTCGAAAACCTTCTGCTATGCGTGCTTCACTGGGAACTATCCAGTGAAGCCTACGGAGGATAAGGTGAAGCGAGGAGGTGGAGATTTCATCGATGATGGTCTCGTTGGTGGGATTAACAACATCGAAGGAGGTTGGGTTCGATAAGGTCGCGAGTTCGATGCGCGCGTGAAACAATTTTGGGTACTAATGGAGTTATATGATGACGAAAATCTTGTTGAATTTTTGATCCATTTGACCTAATTGCTGCATgtttactattattattttgaggTATGAGATGGGAGTGGACAAGAGGCTTGTTCTTGTCTGATGAATCTTTGAAAGTGTTTTGTTCTATTGCCTTAAAGCtaagtttttgaaaattgaaattgtaTTGGTAAAATCCTGGTTTCAATTCAAACCGGTATCGGTTTACGTGGACTAAACACTTCCACGTCACTGCTGATTATGCAAATTACAGATATACCCTCAGAAACATTTCCAGTGGATATTGTTTGTCTCGCTAACTACTTCCTTCTCCGACCGATAAACACAGAACAGAGGAGTTAAGAGATTAACGATCTCTAACTGTGGCGATGGCTAACGTGTTCCACGCCCACCAGTCTCACTTATTCTTCCCTCTCAATCCTTCAATCTCCACCGTCCGTTCCAAAACGCATGCGTTCCACTTCCCGCAATCAACGGTTCCGGCTAACCTCTGTACGAACCTCTCCGTGCGGCGGAGGAGCGTGAAGTGTATGGCGAATCCGAGAAGAGTGAAGATGGTGGCTAAGCAGATAATGAGGGAGCTCTCCGACATGCTTCTCACAGACACTGTATTGCAACACGCTGTGTTGCCCGAAGCTGCACTTGGAGCCGACCGCTACCTCTCTTCTCTCACCACCATCAGCGATGTCGAGGTCTCCAATGATTTGCAGGTAAAGACAACTTAATTCTCCACTCCTGCTTTGAGATTTTTTACTTAAGAGATATGTTACAAAGCTGAAAATGGTTTGTTTGGGGGGTTTGTAGATTGTGAAAGTGTATGTATCggtgtttggagatgatagagggAAAGACGTTGCGATAGCGGGGTTGAAATCGAAAGCTAAGTACGTTAGGAGTGAGCTCGGGAAGCGAATGAAGCTGAGATTGACGCCTGAGGTCAGATTCATTGAGGATGAATCCATGGAAAGAGGAAGCAGGGTAAGGCTTCAACTTATATCTTTTACTACAGACAGATTAACTATATTACTGCGTCTATGCAATCTTCCATTAGTAAGGAAAATGTATCTCAATGATGCTGATCGTGATTTCAAGTTGTCTGTCTGTTGGTCTCATGTTTGTAGAAAgcctatacaaaatatatagctTGATctcttttattgaaaatatagcATTACATAGTCATTACCTAGTTGATTATTCTTTGAGAAACCATAACCGGATATTGCTAGTTGCAGCTATTCACTGAAGCCACTGTCTCATGTTTTGTCTGACCTTTTATAGTAACCATCACAAGATGCTGAAATTTGGAGATTGTTTCAGGTACTCGCGATACTAGACAAAATAAAAGCTGAGAAAGGAAGCGAAGGGGGAGCAGAAACGTCTGATTCACCAGAGGATGATCAAGATTGGGGAGTGGATGACCCCGACGAAGACATCATCTATGTAAAGTAAACGGTCTCGAACAGTTTTAGTAGAGTGCATATTAGTCGCTCGATTTCCCCTTGGTGAGTCATCATGTTTTTAAATCATCTTAAGATAAAATCATTCACATTAGTAACAAGAACATCTAATTgctgacacaaaaaaaaaaagaacatctAATCATTTGACTCTGTAGATAATCCTTTGTCATGATTTGTGTGAAGTTTAGGAGTATAAGGAGGTGTTGATGGCTCGGAGTTGATAACTAGAGAAGATGAATAGGAGTATAAGGAGATGTTGATgacaggtatatatatatatagctcacATGGCTCCTTCTTCAATTATGGATCCTGAGAGCTTCTTTTGTCCTTGAACTCAGAATCTCTcaaatgaaatgttttggatgaatCAGTGTACCAATATGGGTCATAAGCCCTTTGTCTTTGTTCTTCTGCTAATGGAAGAAGTAAACCGATTTGaaattcattttcttttcaaattgaAATACCAAAACTAAACCGGATTGGACAATTGTTTACCTTTGAATCTTTGATATAAGCTGGCATATTAGAAAGTGGGCTTCTTAAGTGAATCACAAGTAGGCCCAGGCCCAATGACGTGGTCGTCTCTGTTGTTAAAAAGAACAAGCTACGTTGCTCCCTTCCACCATTCAtctgaaagaaacaaaaaaaattaaataaaataaaaaaagaaaaaacgcaGCGATATCCACGctgctccatctctctctcgcCAGATATCAATCAATCATCGACTCGCTCCTCAGATTTCAGATCCAAATCTACACACAAAAAGCTTCAACATGTCTACCTTCAGCGGCGATGAAACAGCTCCTTTCTTCGGCTTCCTCGGCGCCGCCGCCGCTCTCGTCTTCTCCTGtaatttcctttttctcttctcaTCGTTTTGTTTTATCTCGTTTCCATTTGATCTGCATCCTTGTTCGTGAATCGTGATCTTCGTATGAGATTTGCATAATTGCTTGAGAATCGCCTCGTAAACTACGCTGATCGCTTATAGGATTCATCGACGAGGCTCGATCAATTGAATCTACGATTGGATCTGACCTGATATGAGATTTAGTTCGATTTTGTTGTGGTTCGAGTGATCTTGAGTGATTTGATTAGAATCTGTTGAAATTTCGTTGGATAGGTATGGGAGCAGCTTATGGAACGGCGAAGAGTGGTGTTGGTGTGGCTTCCATGGGAGTGATGAGGCCCGAGCTGGTGATGAAGTCCATCGTACCAGTTGTTATGGCTGGTGTGTTGGGTATCTACGGTTTGATTATTGCTGTTATCATCAGTACTGGTATTAACCCCAAGGCTAAGTCTTACTACCTCTTCGATGGTTACGCTCACCTCTCCTCCGGTCTTGCTTGTGGTCTTGCTGGTCTCTCCGCTGGTATGGCCATTGGGATCGTCGGTGATGCCGGTGTCAGGTACTTCAACTTATAATAGTTCATAAGTGAATGCATGTGTAACGTTGTTGCTTGACTTGTTCTGTTTGCAATTTTTTGTTTCACCAGGGCAAATGCTCAGCAGCCTAAGCTCTTTGTTGGGATGATTCTTATCCTTATTTTCGCAGAAGCGCTCGCTCTTTACGGGCTTATTGTTGGAATCATCCTCTCCTCTAGAGCTG
The Brassica napus cultivar Da-Ae chromosome A1, Da-Ae, whole genome shotgun sequence DNA segment above includes these coding regions:
- the LOC106352754 gene encoding probable ribosome-binding factor A, chloroplastic; the protein is MANVFHAHQSHLFFPLNPSISTVRSKTHAFHFPQSTVPANLCTNLSVRRRSVKCMANPRRVKMVAKQIMRELSDMLLTDTVLQHAVLPEAALGADRYLSSLTTISDVEVSNDLQIVKVYVSVFGDDRGKDVAIAGLKSKAKYVRSELGKRMKLRLTPEVRFIEDESMERGSRVLAILDKIKAEKGSEGGAETSDSPEDDQDWGVDDPDEDIIYVK
- the LOC106352848 gene encoding V-type proton ATPase subunit c1, encoding MSTFSGDETAPFFGFLGAAAALVFSCMGAAYGTAKSGVGVASMGVMRPELVMKSIVPVVMAGVLGIYGLIIAVIISTGINPKAKSYYLFDGYAHLSSGLACGLAGLSAGMAIGIVGDAGVRANAQQPKLFVGMILILIFAEALALYGLIVGIILSSRAGQSRAE